A portion of the Pseudarthrobacter sp. L1SW genome contains these proteins:
- a CDS encoding phosphoketolase — MAGSIGQDGTRQDQLRQDEIELVDRWWRAANYLSVGQIYLRSNPLLREPLKAEHTKSRLLGHWGTTPGLNFVYAHLNRIIRRDSAEMLFVAGPGHGGPAVVANTWLEGTYSEIYGHVGNDGDGMAELFRQFSYPGGIPSHAAPESPGSISEGGELGYSLAHAYGSVLDNPQLVAAVVIGDGEAETGPLAASWHSHNFLDPATDGAVLPILHLNGYKIANPTILARMPEAQLEQLLRGYGHEPCFVTVKDPDNTEQAHRDFADALERCMAGIRAIQDSRRTRQADAAETDVEAPRWPMIVLRSPKGWTGPRTVDGLQVEGTWRSHQVPLSEVRTNGEHLKQLEEWLQSYRPEELFDGDGRLRPDVAEAAPTGAFRMSATPHANGGLLRKALKLPAYRDYAVEVPVPGTERVSPMVTLGSWMRDVIAQNMETFRLFGPDETASNRLQNVYEVTDKVWQYRIDDADEHLARSGRVMEVLSEHLCQGWLEGYLLTGRHGVFSCYEAFIHIVDSMFNQHAKWLKVHRQLPWRQPVASLNYLLSSHVWQQDHNGFSHQDPGFIDHAVNKKAEVIRVYLPADANTLLCVMGHCLASTDYVNIVVSGKQPSPTWLGPADAANHCRRGLGIWEFAGSEVPGEEPDVVMACAGDVPTVETVAAAELLREGAPGLKVRVVNVVDLMRLQDVSEHPHGLPARDFDGIFTTDKPIIFAYHGYPALIHRLAYRRSNQDGLHVRGYKEEGTTTTPFDMAMLNGIDRFQLAIDAIDRVPGLAERHSLLRQHLQDRRMRAREHTRLHGEDPEEIRNWKLG; from the coding sequence ATGGCCGGCAGCATTGGGCAGGATGGGACGCGGCAGGACCAGTTGCGCCAGGACGAAATCGAACTTGTGGACCGCTGGTGGCGCGCCGCGAACTACCTCTCCGTCGGGCAGATCTATCTCCGTTCCAATCCGCTGCTGCGCGAACCGCTGAAGGCCGAACACACCAAGTCCCGGCTGCTGGGCCACTGGGGCACCACCCCAGGGTTGAACTTCGTCTATGCCCACCTGAACCGCATCATCCGCCGCGACTCCGCCGAGATGCTCTTTGTGGCAGGTCCCGGCCATGGCGGCCCCGCCGTCGTCGCCAATACCTGGCTGGAGGGCACCTACTCCGAGATCTACGGCCACGTGGGCAACGACGGCGACGGCATGGCGGAGCTGTTCCGCCAGTTTTCCTACCCCGGCGGCATCCCCAGCCACGCGGCGCCGGAAAGCCCGGGCTCCATCAGCGAGGGCGGCGAACTCGGGTACTCCCTGGCGCACGCGTACGGCTCGGTCCTCGACAACCCCCAGCTGGTGGCCGCCGTCGTGATCGGCGACGGTGAGGCGGAGACCGGCCCGCTCGCGGCCAGCTGGCACTCGCACAACTTCCTGGACCCCGCCACGGACGGCGCCGTGCTGCCCATCCTGCACCTGAACGGCTACAAGATCGCCAACCCCACCATCCTGGCGCGGATGCCCGAAGCCCAGCTGGAGCAGCTGTTGCGCGGCTATGGGCATGAGCCCTGCTTCGTTACCGTGAAGGACCCCGACAACACGGAGCAGGCGCACCGCGACTTCGCGGACGCGCTGGAACGCTGCATGGCCGGCATCCGCGCCATCCAGGACAGCCGGCGGACGCGCCAGGCAGACGCGGCCGAGACGGACGTCGAAGCGCCCCGCTGGCCCATGATCGTGCTGCGCTCGCCGAAAGGCTGGACCGGGCCGCGGACGGTGGACGGGCTGCAGGTTGAGGGTACCTGGCGCAGCCACCAGGTCCCGCTCTCCGAGGTCCGCACCAACGGGGAGCACCTGAAGCAGCTGGAAGAGTGGCTGCAGTCCTACCGGCCGGAGGAACTGTTCGACGGCGACGGCAGGCTTCGGCCCGACGTCGCCGAGGCCGCGCCCACGGGCGCTTTCCGGATGAGCGCGACGCCGCACGCCAACGGTGGACTGCTGCGGAAGGCGCTGAAGCTGCCGGCCTACCGGGACTACGCCGTCGAGGTCCCGGTGCCGGGGACCGAGCGGGTCAGCCCCATGGTCACGCTGGGCTCGTGGATGCGGGACGTCATCGCGCAGAACATGGAAACGTTCCGGCTGTTTGGCCCCGACGAGACCGCGTCCAACCGGCTGCAGAACGTCTACGAGGTCACCGACAAGGTGTGGCAGTACCGGATTGACGACGCCGACGAGCACCTTGCGCGGTCCGGCCGGGTGATGGAGGTGCTCAGCGAACACCTGTGCCAGGGCTGGCTGGAAGGGTACCTCCTGACCGGCCGGCACGGCGTCTTCAGCTGCTACGAGGCCTTCATCCACATCGTCGACTCCATGTTCAACCAGCACGCCAAGTGGCTGAAGGTGCACCGGCAGCTGCCGTGGCGCCAGCCGGTGGCATCGCTGAACTACCTGCTGTCCTCGCACGTGTGGCAGCAGGACCACAATGGCTTCTCGCACCAGGATCCGGGCTTTATCGACCACGCCGTGAACAAGAAGGCAGAGGTGATCCGGGTGTACCTGCCGGCGGACGCCAACACACTGCTGTGCGTGATGGGCCACTGCCTCGCCTCCACCGACTACGTGAACATCGTTGTCAGCGGAAAGCAGCCCTCACCCACCTGGCTGGGCCCGGCCGACGCCGCCAACCACTGCCGCCGGGGACTGGGGATCTGGGAGTTCGCGGGGTCCGAGGTGCCCGGCGAGGAGCCCGACGTCGTTATGGCCTGCGCAGGTGACGTGCCCACGGTGGAAACCGTCGCGGCAGCCGAACTGCTCCGCGAGGGCGCGCCAGGACTGAAGGTCCGGGTGGTAAACGTGGTGGATCTGATGCGGCTGCAGGATGTGAGCGAGCACCCGCATGGGCTCCCGGCGCGGGACTTCGACGGGATCTTCACCACGGACAAGCCCATCATCTTCGCCTATCACGGCTACCCTGCCCTGATCCATCGGCTGGCCTACCGCCGCTCCAACCAGGACGGGCTGCACGTGCGCGGTTACAAGGAAGAGGGGACCACCACCACGCCGTTCGACATGGCCATGCTGAACGGGATCGACCGGTTCCAGCTGGCCATCGACGCCATCGACCGGGTGCCCGGGCTGGCCGAGAGGCACTCCCTCCTCCGGCAGCACCTCCAGGACCGGCGGATGCGGGCCCGGGAACACACCAGGCTGCACGGGGAGGACCCGGAGGAGATCCGGAACTGGAAGCTCGGCTAG
- a CDS encoding DUF429 domain-containing protein, whose protein sequence is MRTLGVDLAAATRKTAVAVLEWGKDSAELVHLALDVGDQEIVEIFGGAAMTGIDCPVGWPQALVPFLTGHLNFDAGPVLEHDGIEGRRLLAYRDTDRFVTGRTGLIPLSVSADRLAHPAMRCAVIQAKIAALHGPQPRDGSGRLAEVYPAASLKLWGLAARGYKGRGTSEAERLSVLLATLREQAPWLDLAGQEGRLAASDDLFDAVVASLTARAAAVRLTVPPDAAHAAAALTEGWIHLPSCSLDGLVGQRG, encoded by the coding sequence ATGCGGACCTTAGGCGTGGACCTGGCCGCCGCCACCAGGAAAACAGCTGTGGCCGTCCTCGAATGGGGCAAGGATTCCGCCGAGCTGGTGCACCTGGCGCTGGATGTGGGCGACCAGGAGATCGTGGAGATCTTTGGCGGCGCCGCCATGACGGGAATCGATTGCCCGGTGGGGTGGCCGCAGGCCCTGGTCCCGTTCCTCACCGGGCACCTCAATTTCGACGCCGGCCCTGTGCTCGAGCACGACGGTATCGAGGGCCGGCGGCTGCTTGCCTACCGTGACACGGACAGGTTCGTCACCGGCCGGACCGGGCTGATTCCCCTCAGCGTCTCGGCGGACCGGCTGGCACACCCGGCCATGCGGTGCGCGGTGATCCAGGCCAAGATCGCGGCGCTCCACGGGCCACAGCCCAGGGACGGGTCCGGACGCCTCGCGGAGGTCTATCCGGCCGCTTCACTCAAGCTCTGGGGACTGGCCGCCCGCGGCTACAAGGGGCGGGGAACTTCCGAAGCCGAACGGCTTTCCGTGCTCCTCGCGACCCTGCGGGAGCAGGCTCCCTGGCTGGACCTGGCTGGCCAGGAGGGCAGGCTGGCGGCCTCGGACGACCTGTTCGACGCCGTCGTTGCGTCCCTCACCGCCCGCGCGGCCGCCGTCAGGCTTACCGTTCCCCCTGATGCCGCGCACGCCGCAGCCGCCCTCACGGAGGGGTGGATCCACCTGCCCTCGTGCAGCCTCGACGGACTGGTCGGCCAGAGGGGCTAG
- a CDS encoding carboxylesterase family protein: MNFEPSFYPPCGPVTGRRDGDVLRATGIPYATAGRFQPPAPAPDWTEPLAATSPAPACPQGPVPFLDDVLGTRYGELPGSEDCQNLSITMPADVDPGEQLPVMVWIHGGSYTTGSGDLAIFDPAALVAENRVVVVSVTYRLGLFGFLATRSGRPGNLGLLDQLEAFRWVQRNIAAFGGDPGRVTAFGQSAGGDAIAHLMATAEAPSLFQRAIIQSAPLGISRGRAKMNHAMGIVAEAVDEETPAMDVVEREDHVAQVARKFGMLAAMPFGTQYGHTPLPEEKDIEAAWNRAAPGIEVLIGHTSEEARLFLPRSPYLSRLARVPLVGAPAVRAIDWVVTETVYGRAARKFARRHVRAGGKAHRYVLTWHAPGNIFGAAHTVDLPLLFGNRSTWEGVGLIAGAGWEEVNAAGRQLRALWAGFARGDSLGESGTIPGTLHYRAA; the protein is encoded by the coding sequence GTGAACTTCGAGCCTTCGTTCTATCCGCCCTGTGGTCCCGTCACAGGCAGGCGGGACGGGGACGTCCTCCGGGCAACCGGGATCCCCTACGCCACCGCCGGGCGTTTCCAGCCTCCCGCCCCGGCACCTGACTGGACCGAACCGCTTGCCGCCACCTCCCCCGCGCCTGCCTGCCCGCAGGGGCCGGTGCCGTTCCTCGACGACGTCCTGGGCACCCGCTACGGGGAGCTGCCGGGGAGCGAGGACTGCCAGAACCTCTCCATCACCATGCCCGCCGATGTGGACCCCGGCGAACAGCTGCCCGTGATGGTCTGGATCCACGGCGGCTCCTACACCACCGGTTCGGGCGACCTCGCCATCTTCGATCCCGCGGCACTGGTGGCCGAGAACCGGGTGGTGGTTGTCTCGGTGACGTACCGCCTGGGGCTGTTTGGGTTCCTGGCCACCCGCTCCGGCCGGCCCGGCAACCTGGGCCTCCTGGACCAGCTCGAGGCATTCCGCTGGGTGCAGCGGAACATCGCGGCATTCGGCGGCGACCCCGGCCGGGTGACCGCCTTCGGCCAGTCCGCAGGGGGCGATGCGATCGCCCACCTCATGGCCACCGCCGAAGCGCCGTCCCTCTTCCAGCGGGCCATCATCCAAAGCGCGCCCCTGGGAATCTCCCGCGGCAGGGCCAAAATGAACCACGCCATGGGCATCGTTGCCGAGGCTGTGGACGAGGAGACCCCCGCCATGGACGTTGTGGAACGGGAGGACCACGTGGCGCAGGTGGCCCGAAAATTCGGCATGCTGGCCGCCATGCCGTTCGGAACGCAGTACGGCCATACACCACTGCCGGAGGAAAAGGATATTGAAGCCGCCTGGAACCGCGCCGCCCCCGGCATTGAGGTCCTGATCGGGCATACCTCAGAGGAAGCCCGGCTGTTCCTGCCCCGCAGCCCCTACCTGAGTCGACTGGCCCGCGTCCCCTTGGTGGGGGCTCCGGCTGTCCGCGCCATTGACTGGGTGGTCACCGAGACGGTCTATGGACGGGCGGCACGGAAGTTCGCACGGCGCCACGTCCGGGCCGGAGGGAAGGCCCACCGTTACGTCCTGACCTGGCATGCCCCGGGAAATATCTTCGGCGCTGCCCACACCGTTGACCTGCCGCTGCTTTTCGGCAACCGGAGCACGTGGGAGGGCGTGGGCCTGATCGCGGGCGCCGGCTGGGAAGAGGTCAACGCGGCCGGTCGCCAGCTGCGGGCGCTCTGGGCTGGTTTCGCCCGCGGTGACAGCCTCGGCGAAAGCGGCACCATCCCGGGAACACTGCACTACCGGGCGGCGTGA
- a CDS encoding inorganic diphosphatase — MKHDVTIEIPKGSRVKYEVDHETGRVRLDRVLFTSMQYPTHYGYFENTLGEDGDPLDALVLLQDFDLHPGVIVESRPIGVFNMTDDGGGDAKILCVPVDARFDHIQEVSDVNDFLIKEIEHFFTRYKDLEPGKWVKAEGWGDRAAAEAELEASIKRYVPTAH; from the coding sequence ATGAAGCATGACGTGACCATCGAGATCCCCAAGGGATCACGCGTCAAGTATGAAGTTGACCACGAGACCGGCCGCGTCCGCCTGGACCGCGTCCTCTTCACCTCCATGCAGTACCCCACGCACTACGGATACTTCGAGAACACCCTCGGCGAGGACGGCGACCCGCTGGACGCACTGGTGCTGCTGCAGGACTTCGACCTGCACCCCGGCGTCATCGTTGAGTCCCGCCCCATCGGCGTCTTCAACATGACGGACGACGGCGGCGGGGACGCCAAAATCCTCTGCGTACCCGTGGATGCCCGCTTTGACCACATCCAGGAGGTCAGCGACGTCAACGACTTCCTGATCAAGGAGATCGAGCACTTCTTTACCCGCTACAAGGACCTGGAGCCCGGCAAGTGGGTCAAGGCCGAGGGCTGGGGCGACCGCGCCGCCGCCGAGGCCGAGCTGGAAGCCTCCATCAAGCGTTACGTGCCCACAGCACACTGA